A part of Aegilops tauschii subsp. strangulata cultivar AL8/78 chromosome 2, Aet v6.0, whole genome shotgun sequence genomic DNA contains:
- the LOC109775382 gene encoding E3 ubiquitin-protein ligase ATL6-like has protein sequence MSTASEQQQQQPPPHRGLWSLGGTVELVAAFTAVCLALYGAVLYLNYLYVRWSGRDGVHRTGPGPEAGPATRKRGGGGGLDEAALAAMPVFRFKAEPRGGGGGGEECAVCLGAMQDGDAVRALPGCSHAFHAGCVDVWLGAHATCPVCRARPALPVPAAKDGSRTAETAGREPDPESAV, from the coding sequence ATGTCGACGGCGTctgagcagcagcagcagcagccgccgccgcacCGGGGGTTGTGGAGCCTCGGCGGGACGGTGGAGCTCGTGGCGGCGTTCACGGCGGTGTGCCTCGCGCTGTACGGGGCGGTGCTGTACCTCAACTATCTGTACGTGCGGTGGAGCGGGCGGGACGGCGTGCACCGGACGGGACCCGGCCCCGAGGCCGGGCCGGCGAcgaggaagaggggcggcggaggagggctCGACGAGGCGGCGCTGGCGGCCATGCCGGTGTTCAGGTTCAAGGCGGAGCCGCgcgggggtggcggcggcggcgaggagtgCGCGGTGTGCCTGGGCGCCATGCAGGACGGCGACGCGGTGCGCGCCCTGCCCGGGTGCAGCCACGCGTTCCACGCCGGGTGCGTCGACGTCTGGCTGGGCGCGCACGCCACCTGCCCCGTCTGCCGCGCGCGGCCCGCTCTCCCGGTTCCGGCAGCGAAGGACGGCTCCAGGACGGCGGAGACCGCCGGACGGGAGCCGGACCCGGAGAGCGCGGTGTAG